Proteins from one Phaenicophaeus curvirostris isolate KB17595 chromosome 16, BPBGC_Pcur_1.0, whole genome shotgun sequence genomic window:
- the LOC138727433 gene encoding radial spoke head 10 homolog B2-like, with protein MVKDRKKNRKKAEKSLQPPIPAQVPTPKSSSTKLTDLQIVENGVEETQANPVTPDKEPEEVEEPPVQDVPEYHQGRIFALIVRSYEGEKVHGLYEGEGFAYFEGGNTYKGMFSEGLMHGQGTYTWADGVKYEGTFVENMQMLYGRYTWNDGSIYEGSIKDGIRHGFGFFRSGTRPVSYIGYWCKGKRHGKGTVYYNQEYTSWYSGDWVNNVREGWGIRCYESGNIYEGQWEKNVRHGKGKMRWLTTNQEYMGQWVYGIQHGYGTHEWFLERMPESQYLLRNTYAGEFVNGDRHGRGKFIYANGAVYDGEWVCNKKHGKGKFVFQNGRVYEGEFMDDHMVEYPAFQVDGMNAEKLNANCSRIHFGPENIEIFYGSENTSILGSDIELDISSLLNLLPREERHEEVKQVEFAVLRYITTLRRVYTFYSSLGCDYYLDNIFLMTKFQFWRFLKDCQFHHSNTTLAEMDRLLSGDKAALEEIHCPHKTLLFRTFLSYLVHLAFHMYHEGHKEKGPYLQKCFLEMMSRNVIPAACHVQGIMFSEEQCVAFTMSCIDRCWEIYRAFRRPSSRPPFEPTMTMRHFLWMLDDFKLLSKQLTASRLVEILVKDGLLLYDRSSINLEQELVFLEFVEALLDCALVCVTSDMIKEQVDRENQKRGSVRIEGLSEGTTNVSLYPENSLSQPLRPCEDEGRPLQEFLPHTIPSYHPSHGDTKDHPNSSFSLDAEKEEDFCPAKELTDEPEAAKTEHNEEFSLQLCKVQVFLATKLFPAYQREKVLREKIKENRIRDAELAALRKIKDEELAKLFAEKAEEAKRREAKKLLEAESAAVTELQKPVPASAVPSKERARSVAPKVPGGKRKKKK; from the exons ATGGTAAAGGATCGGAAGAAAAATCgtaagaaggcagaaaaatctTTACAGCCTCCTATTCCTGCACAAGTTCCTACACCCAAGAGTAGTTCAACAAAGCTGACAGATTTGCAGATTGTAGAGAATGGAGTAGAAGAAACACAGGCAAATCCAGTGACACCAGATAAAGAAccagaggaggtggaggaaccTCCAGTCCAAGATGTTCCTGAATACCACCAGGGGCGTATTTTTGCTCTTATTGTAAGAAG CTATGAAGGTGAAAAAGTCCATGGATTGTATGAGGGTGAAGGATTTGCATATTTTGAGGGGGGAAATACATATAAG GGCATGTTTTCTGAAGGGCTTATGCATGGACAGGGGACTTACACGTGGGCTGATGGAGTGAAGTATGAG GGAACATTTGTTGAGAATATGCAGATGCTTTATGGCCGTTACACGTGGAATGATGGCAGCATTTATGAAGGATCAATCAAGGATGGTATTAGGCATGGATTTGGATTTTTCAGGAGTGGTACTCGTCCTGTTTCTTACATTGGCTATTGGTGTAAAGGCAAAAGGCATGGAAAG GGTACCGTTTATTATAATCAGGAATATACCTCTTGGTATTCAGGCGACTGGGTGAATAATGTCAGAGAAGGATGGGGAATAAGATG CTATGAGTCTGGAAACATCTATGAAGGTCAATGGGAGAAAAATGTACgtcatggaaaaggaaaaatgaggtGGTTGACAACTAATCAAGAGTATATGGGACAGTGGGTGTATGGCATACAG catggaTATGGCACCCATGAATGGTTTTTGGAGAGAATGCCTGAATCTCAGTATCTTTTAAGGAATACCTACGCAGGTGAATTTGTAAATGGGGATCGACACGGCCGCGGGAAGTTCATATATGCCAATGGAGCAGTGTACGATGGTGAATGGGTTTGTAATAAGAAGCATGGCAAG GGTAAGTTTGTCTTCCAGAATGGTCGTGTTTATGAAGGAGAGTTCATGGATGATCATATGGTAGAATATCCTGCTTTTCAGGTGGATGGAATGAATGCAGAAAAGCTGAATGCCAACTGCTCAAGAATTCATTTTGGCCCTG AAAACATTGAAATCTTTTATGGCTCAGAAAATACTTCTATTCTGGGATCAGATATTGAATTGGATATATCTTCACTGCTCAACTTGTTGCCAAGGGAAGAGAGACATGAAGAAGTGAAACAA GTAGAATTTGCTGTGTTGAGGTACATTACAACGCTGAGAAGAGTTTACACCTTCTACAGCAGCTTAGGCTGCGATTATTATCTTGACAACATCTTCCTCATGACAAAGTTCCAGTTTTGGAGATTTCTGAAGGACTGCCAGTTTCATCACTCCAACACAACTCTTGCTGAAATGGATCGGCTCTTGAGTG GTGATAAAGCAGCACTTGAGGAGATACATTGTCCACATAAGACTTTATTGTTCCGAACTTTTTTATCTTACCTCGTTCATCTAGCGTTTCATATGTATCATGAAGGGCACAA AGAGAAAGGTCCCTATCTGCAGAAGTGTTTCTTAGAAATGATGTCCAGGAATGTTATTCCTGCTGCCTGTCATGTCCAAG GTATCATGTTTTCTGAAGAACAATGTGTGGCTTTTACTATGAGCTGCATCGACAGATGCTGGGAAATATATAGAGCTTTTCGTAGACCGAGTAGCAGACCTCCATTTGAACCCACAATGACAATGAGGCACTTCCTTTGGATGTTGGAC GATTTTAAACTTCTCAGCAAGCAATTAACTGCTTCAAGACTTGTGGAAATACTTGTCAAAGATGGTCTCTTACTATATGACAGGAGTAGCATCAACCTGGAGCAGGAG TTGGTTTTTCTTGAATTTGTCGAAGCTCTTCTTGATTGTGCATTGGTGTGTGTTACCAGTGATATGATTAAGGAGCAAGTAGATCGTGAGAATCAGAAAAGAGGTAGTGTCAGAATCGAGGGTCTCTCTGAGGGAACCACCAATGTGTCTCTGTACCCAGAAAATTCTCTGTCACAG CCACTGAGACCTTGTGAAGACGAAGGACGTCCCCTTCAAGAATTTCTGCCAC ATACCATCCCATCTTATCACCCAAGTCATGGGGACACCAAAGATCATCCAAATTCATCATTCAGCTTggatgcagaaaaagaagaagatttCTGTCCAGCAAAGGAATTGACAG ATGAGCCAGAAGcagccaaaactgaacacaatgaGGAATTTAGTCTGCAGCTGTGTAAAGTGCAAGTCTTTCTCGCAACTAAGCTCTTTCCTGCCTACCAGCGTGAAAAAGTgctgagggaaaaaataaaagaaaatcgAATACGGGATGCTGAATTGGCTGCGCTGAGAAAGATCAAGGATGAGGAGCTGGCAAA GCTTTTtgctgaaaaagcagaagaggcaAAAAGGCGAGAAGCAAAAAAACTACTTGAGGCCGAGAGTGCAGCTGTTACGGAGTTACAAAAGCCTGTCCCAGCGTCAGCTGTCCCCTCGAAGGAACGGGCACGCAGTGTAGCACCCAAGGTGCCTGgtggcaaaaggaaaaagaagaaataa